The DNA region TCTATCCACCAGTTCTGTAAATAGGGCTTGCTGCACAAGACCGAAACCCTTAACCATCAATGCTTTGATCCGTATTTACAGTTGACTTGGTGCTCATGAATCTGGTAAAATTGCTCAAAATCCTTGCATCATGATCAGGTAGATGTACCGAAAAGTTGAGAACGCCCCCAGGGAAGCCGAAGATTTTGAACTACCATTTGAAGGAAAGTTATCACAGGATAACCGCTGGGTAATCATGGCTTCTTTAGTACCTTGGGAGGAATTTGAAGAAGAATATGCCCAAAATTTTTCTGCGGAAATGGGAGCGCCAGCGCTACCATTTAGGGTAGCACTGGGTTCATTAATAATCAAAGAAAAACTAGGAATAAGTGATAGAGAGACAGTCGAACAAATCAAAGAAAACCCTTACTTACAATACTTTATAGGTCAAAGGCATTACAGCAGCGAAGCTCCTTATGACTCATCACTATTGGCCAGATTCCGGGAAAGGATAAATGTGAATCTAGTCAACCGAATAAATGAGAAAATGGTGAAGAAAAGTCAATCAGAGACGGATGAAGAAGCTAAAAAAAAAGTGCCGAAATCCAAAGTCAAGAAAGAAGAGAGTCAGCCAATAAAGGACAACTAATAGTTGATGCAAGCTGTGTGCCAGGAGATATAAGTTATCCCAATGATTTGGGGATATTAAATAAAGCTAGGGTCAAAACCGAAAAAATAATAGACAGTCTATATGAACCCCTGAAGGATCAACTAAATAAAAAACCAAAAACTTATAGAAATAGAGCCAGAAAGAATTACTTAAAAGTAGCAAAGAAAAAGAGACAAACAAGAAAAGAAATAAGAAAAGCAATAAAAAAACAACTGCAATACATAAAGAGAAACTTGGGGAGTATAGACGCGCTAGTTAAGGCAGGGTCTAGTCTTGGGGCATTGAGTCGTACTGAATATAAGAGCCTGTTGGTAGTTAGCGAAATCTATCGTCAGCAAGAATGGATGTACAATAATAAAGTTCATAGAATTGAGCATAGAATAGTAAATGTGAGTCAAGCCCATATCCGTCCAATAGTTAGAGGCAAAGCGGGAGTTGCCGTAGAATTTGGAGCTAAAATATCGGCAAGTGTAAGAGATGGATACGTATTTTTAGACCGTATCAGTTGGGATAACTTTAATGAATCTGTCGATTTAAAAGCTCAAATAGAAGCTTATTATAACTACACAGGATTCTATCCAGAATCCGTTCATGTAGATAAAATCTATCGCAGTCGAGCCAATCGATCCTTCTGTAAAGAAAAAGGAATTAGAATCAGTGGCCCTCCCTTAGGAAGACCGAAAGCCAATGTCAGTCAAGAATTAAAGAAACAAGCTCAAGAAGACGAGAGAATTCGCAATAATATTGAAGGAAAATTTGGCATATCAAAACGTAGATATAGCCTAAGTCGCGTCATGGCTAAACTACCTCATACGTCCGAAACAGCTATTGCCATTACTTTCCTCGTCATGAATCTGTCTGCCCTGCTCAGGCAGGTTTTTTGTCTTTTTTATATATATTCCACAATCAAGTCTTTTTCGGCGTCAATTCATTATTAAACCTTATAATTAAGCGAATCGTTAACAACAATAACTTAAGTTCGCTGTCGTATTATATAACTACTTAATCCATCAGTTGTGTTTCTTCGACTTATTCAGCAGACCCTAAATAGACCTCTTTCCCCTTAAAAAGGACAAATGACAAATGACGATTTGCGCCATTAACTTTTCGGCGTGCCTACCAAATGATGCGTCCTAACCGCTATGGCGATTGCTATAACAGGGCGGGTTTTGTTGTTCAGTTTGAGGTTTGTCTACTCATTTAATCCCTAAACCCGCCCCTACATCTTTAGGGATGCGATCGCGTTTAAGATAGTAAGCAACCTCAACCTATTTTTGCCCAAAAATTACCCAACCGCAAACCCATCATACTGGCGCATTATGGGAGCATGATAAGCGAGTACAATATCGTGCTTAGGTACACCGAAGTCCACTAATTCATTCGCCACACCCACCTCTGTTCCATCATATTGAATCCAAATCTTACCATCAATAATATCAATATGGATCAGTGGACCAAACACTCGACGATATTGATTCCAGCCTGCATGAAAAACCTGATAGTGGTCATCTTGATGATCAAAGAATTTATAGACCTCAATTTCTCCATTGGCAGGTTTAACTTGACTATATTTTTCTAAAACTCGTTGAATCCAATCACGATATTGAGTTAACTTATCCATTGCACGATAACCTCTTGAATCGATGCATCAATAGTCCTAACTTTTCACGGGACATCACAAAACCTGAATATCGGGGCGGGTTTAGTCACATCTGGATGCAACCAAAGAGCTAGTTGTGAAACCCGCCCCTACACCTTTACACACCATATCTGACTAGAAAAAACGTTCAGTCAAAATCATTATATGCCGTGAAAAGTCAGCGAAATCGCCCTCAACCCTTTACGAATGACCAAGGACAAATGACAACTGACAACTTAGGTTCTAGAACGATTTGGAACCAGGCGATCGCTCTCATCGTAAATTTCACCCACCAGTTCCTCTAAAATGTCTT from Coleofasciculus chthonoplastes PCC 7420 includes:
- a CDS encoding IS5-like element ISMich1 family transposase (programmed frameshift); translation: MYRKVENAPREAEDFELPFEGKLSQDNRWVIMASLVPWEEFEEEYAQNFSAEMGAPALPFRVALGSLIIKEKLGISDRETVEQIKENPYLQYFIGQRHYSSEAPYDSSLLARFRERINVNLVNRINEKMVKKSQSETDEEAKKKVPKQSQERRESANKGQLIVDASCVPGDISYPNDLGILNKARVKTEKIIDSLYEPLKDQLNKKPKTYRNRARKNYLKVAKKKRQTRKEIRKAIKKQLQYIKRNLGSIDALVKAGSSLGALSRTEYKSLLVVSEIYRQQEWMYNNKVHRIEHRIVNVSQAHIRPIVRGKAGVAVEFGAKISASVRDGYVFLDRISWDNFNESVDLKAQIEAYYNYTGFYPESVHVDKIYRSRANRSFCKEKGIRISGPPLGRPKANVSQELKKQAQEDERIRNNIEGKFGISKRRYSLSRVMAKLPHTSETAIAITFLVMNLSALLRQVFCLFYIYSTIKSFSASIHY
- a CDS encoding XisI protein codes for the protein MDKLTQYRDWIQRVLEKYSQVKPANGEIEVYKFFDHQDDHYQVFHAGWNQYRRVFGPLIHIDIIDGKIWIQYDGTEVGVANELVDFGVPKHDIVLAYHAPIMRQYDGFAVG